In the Chroococcidiopsis sp. SAG 2025 genome, one interval contains:
- a CDS encoding TonB-dependent siderophore receptor, with the protein MERTKLFSLVWSIATVTVLNVSPARADVVTASAEQFEPEVKNAESIDTTGMVVRRSDVPRSYNNVKDWLAQEVQQNRVIQVTGVRLSPTASGLEAILETPTPEKLQSTTKREGNTFIVDIANTQLRLPLGNSFRSNNPVSGITTVTVTNQGKNSIRVTMTGETSVPKVELFNSAEGLIFGITTTVSSTQQQQRSQKPPTVEPPSETSTQPSVEQEEEVEIVVTGEQEEGYRVEESTTGTKLPVPHRDLPLSIQVVPQQVLEDRGVVDLDEFTDNVSGVQRARGFGEATGFTIRGFTQSYAILRNGFPILNFISPVGFGNTERIEVLKGPASVLYGGGSQLNISGVVNTITKKPESEPFYKLDYTRGSFEFNRATLDATGPLTSDNSLLYRLNVAYEDSDSFRNFDERSQNFLIAPALTWRIGPRTTLAAEFEYLDYSYPFESGFPLEPEVLELPLKRILGESGLDATTGNFTSFSYDFDHQFSDSWRFRQGFNVAIANIDIGPTRFYGTLLDDRRTLERTARRGDQRNENVTLQNELLGKFNTGSLRHNVLFGVELSRRSYPYKNYVAPLAPIDIFAPTYGALPGEFSLEYADDDRAETLGIYIQDFVEVLPNLKVLAGLRFDSIDQTSENPITSEVGAELSSTDVSPRIGIVYQPASATSLYFNWSQSIYPQFLGYRSQTGELFEPERGEQFEFGIKQNFLDNRLSATLAFYQIDRQSVATPDLTNINDLFYVITGEQRSRGIELDIAGEPLSSRA; encoded by the coding sequence GTGGAACGAACAAAATTATTTAGCTTGGTATGGTCGATCGCAACTGTAACAGTCTTAAATGTTTCTCCAGCAAGAGCCGATGTTGTAACAGCGAGCGCTGAGCAATTTGAACCAGAGGTAAAAAACGCAGAAAGTATAGATACTACAGGTATGGTAGTTCGACGAAGTGATGTGCCGCGTTCCTACAACAATGTCAAAGACTGGTTAGCGCAAGAGGTTCAGCAAAATCGAGTTATTCAAGTCACAGGGGTACGCCTTTCCCCAACTGCTAGCGGTCTGGAGGCGATTTTAGAAACTCCTACACCTGAGAAGCTACAATCTACAACCAAGCGCGAAGGAAACACCTTTATTGTTGACATCGCTAATACTCAACTACGTCTACCTTTGGGCAATTCCTTCCGCTCTAATAACCCAGTTAGCGGGATTACAACGGTAACAGTGACAAACCAAGGTAAGAATAGCATCCGAGTGACAATGACGGGTGAAACAAGCGTGCCAAAAGTTGAGCTGTTTAACAGTGCTGAAGGTCTAATTTTCGGTATTACAACGACTGTATCTTCTACGCAGCAACAACAGCGATCGCAAAAGCCTCCCACAGTTGAGCCTCCTAGTGAAACATCAACTCAACCATCAGTTGAGCAAGAAGAGGAAGTTGAAATCGTGGTGACAGGCGAGCAAGAAGAAGGATATCGGGTGGAGGAGTCAACCACGGGTACTAAACTACCTGTACCGCACCGCGACCTACCACTGTCAATCCAGGTAGTACCGCAGCAGGTACTGGAAGACCGAGGAGTGGTGGATCTTGACGAATTTACCGATAACGTCAGTGGCGTGCAGAGAGCTAGAGGTTTTGGGGAGGCAACAGGCTTCACTATTCGCGGCTTTACACAATCTTATGCAATTCTGCGCAATGGCTTTCCGATTTTGAACTTTATCAGTCCTGTCGGTTTTGGTAACACCGAGCGGATTGAGGTTCTTAAGGGTCCTGCTTCAGTTTTGTATGGGGGTGGCAGTCAGTTAAACATTAGTGGAGTTGTTAACACAATCACAAAGAAACCTGAGAGCGAGCCTTTTTACAAGTTGGATTACACGCGTGGGAGTTTTGAGTTTAACCGTGCAACTTTAGATGCAACAGGGCCACTTACATCGGATAATTCTCTCCTGTATCGTCTAAATGTTGCCTATGAAGATTCAGACAGCTTCCGCAATTTCGACGAAAGAAGCCAGAATTTTTTAATTGCGCCGGCTTTGACTTGGAGAATTGGACCGAGAACAACACTAGCTGCCGAATTTGAATATCTCGATTACAGTTACCCCTTTGAGAGTGGATTTCCACTAGAACCAGAAGTTTTGGAGCTTCCGCTCAAGAGGATTCTTGGCGAATCAGGTTTAGATGCAACTACGGGTAATTTTACTTCATTTAGCTACGATTTCGATCACCAATTCAGCGATAGTTGGAGATTTAGGCAAGGATTTAACGTCGCGATCGCCAACATTGATATTGGACCGACTCGATTCTATGGTACGTTGCTAGACGATCGGCGGACGCTGGAGCGGACAGCTCGCAGAGGGGACCAACGAAATGAAAACGTGACGCTGCAAAATGAACTTTTAGGAAAATTTAATACAGGCTCGTTGCGTCACAATGTTTTATTTGGAGTAGAACTATCTCGCAGAAGCTATCCCTACAAAAATTATGTCGCACCCCTGGCTCCGATTGACATCTTCGCTCCTACCTATGGTGCGCTGCCTGGAGAATTTAGCTTGGAGTATGCCGATGACGATCGAGCAGAGACTTTGGGGATTTACATTCAAGACTTTGTTGAAGTTCTGCCTAATCTCAAAGTGTTAGCTGGTCTCCGCTTCGACTCGATTGACCAAACTTCTGAAAATCCAATTACTAGCGAGGTCGGTGCCGAACTTTCGTCAACAGATGTTTCGCCACGAATTGGTATCGTTTATCAACCTGCCAGCGCCACATCGCTCTATTTCAATTGGAGCCAATCGATCTATCCCCAATTCCTGGGCTATAGGAGCCAAACAGGGGAACTTTTTGAACCGGAACGTGGCGAACAGTTTGAGTTCGGGATCAAGCAGAATTTTCTAGACAATCGGCTCTCGGCTACCCTAGCGTTCTACCAGATCGATCGGCAAAGCGTAGCAACACCTGATTTAACCAATATAAACGATCTGTTTTATGTCATAACGGGCGAACAACGCAGTCGTGGTATCGAATTAGATATTGCTGGAGAACCACTAAGTAGTAGGGCATAA
- a CDS encoding TonB-dependent receptor domain-containing protein translates to MRAWRIEVNKGDGHWNVLCLNLLSYLPGFRLIANYAYTDAEVTEDNSIPIGDRLVGVPEHSFSIWSTYEIQNGGLQGLGFGLGLVYASEREVALPNTFTVSSYLRTDAAIFYRRNNWNFRLNLKNLFNIDYYDLDSGFAIFPREPFTALATVAVEF, encoded by the coding sequence TTGAGGGCATGGAGAATCGAAGTCAACAAGGGGGATGGACACTGGAACGTTTTATGTTTAAATCTGCTTAGCTACTTACCAGGGTTTAGGCTGATCGCTAATTATGCTTACACTGATGCAGAAGTTACTGAAGATAATAGCATTCCCATCGGCGATCGCTTGGTTGGCGTACCGGAACATAGCTTTAGTATTTGGAGCACTTACGAGATTCAAAATGGCGGCTTGCAGGGGCTAGGGTTTGGTCTGGGTCTAGTATATGCATCAGAACGAGAGGTGGCGCTCCCTAATACCTTCACCGTCTCCTCCTACCTGAGAACCGATGCCGCGATCTTCTATCGTCGAAATAATTGGAATTTTCGCTTGAATCTGAAAAATCTCTTTAATATTGATTACTACGACCTTGATAGTGGCTTCGCTATTTTTCCCAGGGAGCCTTTTACAGCACTAGCAACAGTAGCAGTAGAATTTTGA
- a CDS encoding ABC transporter substrate-binding protein: protein MASKDEVVIDLGWQAYGWFEKGFDPTRGWARASYTVPLFQSTLFRRSESLRELVNDLAQSYRISPDRKVWTVKIRQDARFADGQPLTAADVAYTFNTAKASGGPTNLDILSQAITTSKYEVELQLKQPQIAFFEQLVHMGIVPKHAHGSGYSRNPIGSGPYRLVQWNEGEQIIIEANPNYYGKPSQIKRIVFLFSRGDAAVAAARAGLAQIARVPYTLAIQPSAGMKLYQIKSTDHAQVGLMFPYLPNTGKKTPQGELIGNDVTAERAIRQAVNYAIDRQTLVNAIVQGYGSAATGPADGMPWEEPAAKIEDADPHKARQILSQAGWRDLNGDGTLDKQGLKAEFTLLYSAEDSIRQGLALAVAQMLKPIGIQVNAEGKGWPEIERRMHGNVVLYLMGTSSPKELQFLYHSDSARGEYENPGYYSNPIVDRAIDRGMAAASETAAMPFWKQVQWDGQTGVTAKGDAASAWLVNLNETYLISECLNIGKPAVPSKGYLGPLLSNITDWKWVCQQKKEVGA from the coding sequence GTGGCTTCTAAAGATGAAGTTGTCATAGACTTAGGCTGGCAAGCTTATGGATGGTTTGAAAAGGGATTCGACCCGACAAGGGGTTGGGCTAGGGCTTCCTACACCGTTCCCCTGTTTCAGAGTACGCTGTTTCGCCGCAGCGAAAGCCTGCGGGAGTTAGTCAACGATCTAGCCCAAAGCTATAGAATCAGCCCAGATCGTAAGGTTTGGACTGTCAAGATTCGTCAGGATGCCCGCTTCGCTGACGGTCAGCCGCTCACGGCAGCCGATGTTGCCTATACATTTAACACGGCAAAAGCAAGTGGAGGACCAACGAACCTGGACATTCTGAGCCAGGCTATTACAACTAGTAAGTACGAAGTTGAGCTGCAGCTCAAGCAGCCTCAAATTGCCTTTTTCGAGCAGCTCGTCCATATGGGCATTGTACCCAAGCACGCTCATGGTAGCGGCTACTCCCGCAATCCCATCGGCTCCGGTCCCTATCGCTTAGTGCAATGGAATGAGGGCGAGCAGATTATTATTGAAGCCAATCCCAATTACTACGGTAAGCCGTCTCAGATTAAGCGCATTGTTTTTCTTTTTAGCCGTGGGGATGCAGCAGTGGCGGCAGCTAGAGCAGGTCTAGCTCAGATTGCCAGGGTTCCCTATACTCTAGCTATCCAACCGAGCGCAGGCATGAAACTGTACCAAATCAAAAGTACCGATCACGCACAAGTAGGTCTAATGTTTCCCTACCTTCCCAATACGGGAAAAAAGACACCTCAAGGCGAGCTAATTGGCAACGATGTCACCGCAGAGCGAGCCATTCGCCAAGCGGTAAACTACGCGATCGATCGCCAAACTTTGGTCAATGCGATCGTGCAAGGCTACGGCTCTGCCGCTACTGGACCTGCTGACGGTATGCCGTGGGAAGAACCTGCTGCCAAGATCGAAGATGCCGATCCCCATAAGGCAAGGCAGATCTTGTCTCAAGCAGGCTGGCGAGATCTTAACGGTGATGGCACTCTAGATAAACAGGGACTAAAGGCTGAGTTTACGCTGTTATATTCTGCTGAGGATAGCATTCGGCAGGGACTTGCTTTGGCTGTTGCTCAAATGCTGAAACCGATAGGAATTCAAGTCAACGCCGAAGGTAAAGGTTGGCCCGAAATCGAGCGTCGGATGCACGGTAATGTCGTCCTTTACCTCATGGGAACTTCCAGCCCGAAGGAATTGCAATTCCTCTACCACAGTGACTCAGCGCGGGGGGAGTATGAGAACCCAGGCTATTATTCCAACCCAATTGTTGACCGAGCCATCGATCGAGGTATGGCAGCTGCTTCAGAAACCGCGGCAATGCCGTTTTGGAAGCAAGTTCAGTGGGATGGTCAAACCGGAGTGACTGCTAAAGGCGACGCCGCTTCTGCTTGGCTGGTCAACCTGAATGAAACTTATTTGATTAGTGAATGTCTTAACATCGGCAAACCAGCCGTACCCTCTAAGGGCTATTTAGGACCTCTCCTATCTAATATCACCGATTGGAAGTGGGTTTGCCAGCAAAAAAAGGAGGTAGGAGCGTGA
- a CDS encoding ABC transporter permease, protein MNFLARFLLKKLLHLFLLLLTVSLLTFILVSLSPIDPIEAYVSAAERLYLTPDQRESIAQHWGLDRPMFARFFLWLGQLLQGNLGESMTYHQSVSAAIAERFQASLMLMAMAWLLSGVFGVFLGILAGAKEGSLLDQTIRLYAYTLASAPTFWIALVLLILFSVMLQVTPTCCATPPGVLLKDVTIWQRFHHLLLPALALSLIGVASIALHTREKLIEILHSNYAVFAYAQGETKTGVILHHGLRNIALPAITLQFASLSELFGGSVLAENVFGYPGLGDATTQAALRSDVPLLVGIVFFSAIFVFVGNTIADLSYQIVDPRIRIERFTR, encoded by the coding sequence GTGAATTTTCTAGCTCGATTCTTACTCAAAAAACTGCTGCACCTATTCTTGCTACTACTGACAGTTTCGCTCCTGACTTTTATTCTAGTGAGTCTGTCGCCAATCGATCCGATTGAAGCCTATGTCAGTGCAGCCGAGAGACTGTACCTCACACCTGACCAGCGAGAATCGATCGCCCAGCACTGGGGCCTGGATCGGCCCATGTTTGCGCGCTTCTTCCTGTGGCTAGGACAGTTGCTCCAAGGCAATTTGGGCGAGTCGATGACTTACCACCAATCGGTGTCCGCCGCAATTGCCGAACGCTTTCAAGCCTCGCTCATGCTCATGGCAATGGCTTGGTTGCTGTCAGGGGTATTTGGTGTTTTTTTGGGAATCCTAGCAGGAGCCAAAGAGGGTTCGCTGCTAGATCAAACAATCCGGCTGTATGCCTATACTCTAGCCTCGGCTCCCACTTTCTGGATTGCCTTAGTGCTGCTAATTCTCTTCTCAGTGATGCTGCAAGTCACTCCCACTTGCTGTGCTACTCCACCAGGGGTCTTACTCAAGGATGTGACGATTTGGCAGCGTTTCCACCATCTGCTCCTACCTGCCCTCGCCTTAAGCTTGATTGGTGTTGCTAGCATTGCGCTACACACCCGCGAAAAACTGATTGAAATTCTCCACAGCAACTATGCTGTGTTTGCCTATGCTCAGGGAGAAACAAAAACTGGGGTGATTCTGCACCACGGTCTGCGAAATATTGCTCTACCAGCAATCACCCTACAGTTTGCTAGCTTGAGTGAATTGTTTGGTGGTTCGGTGTTGGCTGAAAACGTGTTTGGCTATCCTGGCTTGGGCGATGCTACCACCCAAGCTGCATTGCGTAGCGATGTACCGCTATTGGTAGGTATTGTCTTCTTTAGTGCTATTTTCGTGTTTGTAGGCAATACCATAGCTGACCTAAGTTATCAAATCGTCGATCCTCGCATCCGCATAGAAAGATTTACTCGATGA